Proteins encoded in a region of the Populus alba chromosome 13, ASM523922v2, whole genome shotgun sequence genome:
- the LOC118044064 gene encoding uncharacterized protein translates to MRRGGGGRRGSGNYTNPCLTMHQPWASLLVYGIKRIEGRSWTAPIRGCLWIHAASKVPEEDTIKAMEDFYREIYAVNGITDIKFPEHYPVSRLLGCVDVVGCVRCDELASWEAVPEGVRLEGQTDFCWLCEQPKKLLVPFEMRGYQRVYNLEKKIYEAAVRGLVSVEGPMPVKFPLPDPQDPFSLKPGSISEGFSETEASGVEKSESLSAAIAGARAAATQFNKKD, encoded by the exons ATGCGAAGAGGTGGTGGAGGACGAAGGGGCTCTGGGAACTACACGAACCCGTGCTTGACCATGCACCAACCATGGGCGTCATTGTTGGTCTATGGTATCAAACGTATTGAAGGCAGGTCGTGGACTGCTCCTATTAGag GTTGCCTTTGGATTCATGCTGCAAGTAAAGTTCCGGAGGAAGATACAATCAAAGCAATGGAAGATTTCTATAGAGAAATTTATGCAGTGAATGGCATCACTGACATAAAGTTTCCAGAACATTATCCTGTTTCAAGACTTTTAG gGTGTGTTGATGTGGTTGGCTGTGTTAGATGTGATGAGCTAGCAAGCTGGGAGGCAGTACCTGAAGGG GTGAGACTAGAAGGACAAACAGATTTTTGCTGGCTTTGTGAACAGCCAAAG AAATTGCTAGTTCCTTTTGAGATGCGAGGCTATCAACGTGTTTATAACTTGGAAAAGAAG ATATACGAGGCTGCTGTTAGAGGTCTTGTCAGTGTTGAAGGTCCAATGCCAGTAAAATTTCCCCTTCCAGATCCTCAAGATCCCTTTTCCTTAAAACCAGGCTCTATTTCTGAAGGGTTCTCTGAAACTGAAGCATCCGGAGTGGAGAAGTCAGAGAGTCTCAGTGCAGCAATTGCTGGTGCACGAGCAGCAGCTACACAGTTCAACAAGAAAGATTAA